A window of the Paraburkholderia sp. ZP32-5 genome harbors these coding sequences:
- a CDS encoding IclR family transcriptional regulator, which translates to MSLKTGLRILDFLASQGEGAGLVAIADALSLPRSTCHRVLNELVEGGYVRQLVDHSRYILTMRMTSNGLEFLSLTGIADIAQPIIERVAAQTGELARLSLVDGEAIIWVGKADGQRVGFRYDPDMGQAARLSCTSTGHAWLMTMTDEQAIALVLKQGFGQPNEFGPNAPTTLKALLGFLHAARVRGYAMIDEVFAPRMSAVATPVVSGSRCVGVISLAGPRVRLTAEKIHEYSVLLRDAANELAQLSNMAGFPGRPPLGKG; encoded by the coding sequence ATGTCGCTTAAAACCGGCCTGAGGATTCTCGATTTCCTGGCGTCGCAAGGTGAGGGCGCGGGCCTCGTGGCCATTGCCGACGCGTTGTCGTTGCCGCGCAGCACGTGCCACCGCGTGCTCAACGAACTCGTCGAAGGCGGGTATGTCAGGCAACTGGTCGACCACAGCCGTTACATTCTGACCATGCGCATGACGTCGAACGGGCTCGAATTCCTGAGCCTGACCGGCATCGCGGATATCGCTCAACCGATCATCGAACGCGTTGCCGCGCAGACCGGTGAGCTGGCGCGGCTATCGCTGGTCGACGGCGAGGCGATTATCTGGGTGGGTAAGGCGGACGGACAGCGCGTCGGCTTTCGCTACGATCCCGACATGGGTCAGGCGGCGCGGCTTTCATGCACGTCGACCGGACACGCGTGGCTGATGACGATGACCGACGAACAGGCAATCGCCCTCGTGTTGAAGCAGGGTTTCGGGCAGCCGAATGAGTTCGGCCCCAATGCGCCGACGACGCTGAAAGCGCTGCTGGGTTTTCTGCACGCAGCGCGCGTACGGGGTTACGCGATGATCGACGAGGTGTTTGCGCCGCGCATGTCAGCGGTGGCGACGCCGGTGGTCAGCGGCTCGCGCTGCGTCGGCGTGATCAGTCTGGCCGGTCCACGTGTGCGGCTGACTGCCGAGAAGATTCACGAGTACTCGGTGCTGCTGCGCGACGCGGCCAACGAGCTGGCGCAACTGAGCAATATGGCGGGGTTTCCTGGCCGGCCGCCACTCGGTAAAGGATGA
- a CDS encoding TIGR03118 family protein — protein MRTLATALSLAAVTAFGLSACGGSSSDSNPPPPASTAGTFKETVLVSDGSVSAPNIDPNLKNGWGVAFNPTGTFWVADNNTQKSTLYDGNGVVQSLVVTIPPAASGKLASPTGMLFNSTPDFSITANGATSNAVFMWATLAGTIAAWSPKVLPTQAVTVHDDGAGAAEYTGLTIASNAGASTLYAADFHNGKVDMFDKTFTKLSVAGAFTDPTIPAGMNPFGIQAIGSTIFVSYAKLGPDGLKQQNGAGNGIVDAYDLSGHLLRRIASGGVLNSPWGMAVAPAKFGAVSNDLLIGNFGDGTINAFDPNTGAPKGALTQTDGTKVTQPGLWGIEFGNDVDNQPSNTLFFAAGPTPTTGVFGRIDSSQ, from the coding sequence ATGCGCACACTTGCAACCGCTCTTTCACTTGCAGCCGTTACGGCATTCGGTCTCTCCGCGTGCGGCGGCAGCAGTTCGGATTCCAATCCACCGCCGCCCGCCTCCACCGCCGGCACGTTCAAGGAAACTGTTCTCGTCTCCGACGGCAGCGTCAGCGCACCGAACATCGATCCCAATCTGAAGAACGGTTGGGGCGTCGCGTTCAATCCGACCGGCACGTTCTGGGTCGCGGACAACAACACGCAGAAGTCGACGCTCTATGACGGCAATGGCGTGGTCCAATCGCTCGTCGTCACGATTCCGCCCGCTGCGAGCGGCAAGCTTGCAAGCCCCACCGGCATGCTGTTCAATAGCACGCCCGACTTCTCCATCACCGCGAATGGCGCCACCTCCAACGCGGTGTTCATGTGGGCGACACTCGCCGGCACGATTGCCGCATGGTCGCCGAAGGTACTGCCGACCCAGGCTGTCACCGTGCATGACGACGGTGCAGGCGCGGCCGAATACACGGGGCTCACCATTGCGAGCAACGCGGGCGCGAGCACGCTGTACGCCGCCGACTTCCACAATGGCAAAGTCGATATGTTCGACAAGACGTTCACGAAGCTGTCGGTTGCGGGTGCCTTCACCGATCCGACTATTCCGGCCGGCATGAACCCATTCGGTATTCAGGCGATCGGCAGCACGATTTTCGTGTCGTACGCGAAGCTCGGACCGGACGGTCTGAAGCAGCAGAACGGCGCGGGCAACGGTATCGTCGATGCGTATGATCTGTCGGGTCATCTGCTTCGCCGCATCGCCAGCGGTGGCGTGTTGAATTCGCCGTGGGGCATGGCTGTCGCGCCGGCCAAATTCGGCGCTGTCAGCAATGATCTGCTGATCGGCAATTTCGGCGACGGCACCATCAATGCGTTCGATCCGAATACCGGTGCACCGAAGGGCGCGCTCACGCAAACGGACGGAACCAAGGTGACGCAGCCGGGCCTGTGGGGTATCGAGTTCGGCAACGACGTCGATAATCAGCCGTCCAACACGCTGTTCTTCGCGGCAGGCCCGACGCCGACAACCGGTGTGTTCGGTCGCATCGATAGCTCGCAATAA
- a CDS encoding HpcH/HpaI aldolase/citrate lyase family protein, translated as MKSKLFVPGSRPELFPKALASQADGLSFDLEDAVARDAKPRARAHLQELLQSGATRESGKTIVVRVNAFDTPYFIDDVRAVVRNGVDMINLPKPDSPEQIRQVLAEITSAEASNRVDRPIKLLLNIETPRALRIAYELASADLRVAGLQLGMVDLFEPNDIDRSNKSIVQHVMLAVKMAASEAGIFAYDSSFADIQDPEGFRAEAAFSHGLGYLGKSCIHPSQIALANATFRPTDAQIAHALKVVEAAAVAERNGVGAYKVDGKMVDVPIVIRARAIVAAASASGLLNNDTVDEEVTK; from the coding sequence ATGAAAAGCAAACTCTTCGTTCCCGGGTCACGGCCCGAACTCTTTCCAAAGGCACTGGCGAGCCAGGCCGACGGACTTTCTTTCGACCTCGAAGACGCCGTTGCCCGGGACGCCAAACCTCGGGCACGTGCGCACTTGCAGGAGCTTCTGCAAAGCGGCGCGACTCGTGAGTCAGGGAAAACCATCGTCGTGCGTGTCAATGCTTTCGATACGCCCTACTTCATCGACGACGTGCGCGCGGTGGTGCGAAATGGCGTGGACATGATCAATCTTCCCAAGCCGGATAGCCCCGAGCAGATACGCCAGGTACTCGCCGAGATCACATCAGCCGAAGCAAGCAATCGGGTCGATCGCCCCATCAAACTGCTGCTCAATATCGAAACGCCGAGGGCGTTACGTATCGCTTACGAGCTGGCCAGCGCGGATCTTCGGGTCGCGGGCTTGCAACTGGGCATGGTCGATCTGTTCGAACCGAACGACATCGATCGAAGCAATAAGTCGATCGTGCAGCACGTAATGCTCGCGGTGAAGATGGCGGCCTCCGAAGCAGGCATATTCGCCTACGACTCGTCTTTCGCCGACATTCAGGATCCCGAGGGCTTTCGAGCCGAGGCAGCGTTTTCGCATGGCCTCGGCTACCTGGGCAAGAGTTGCATCCATCCGAGTCAGATTGCGCTTGCCAATGCAACATTCCGCCCGACCGACGCGCAGATTGCTCACGCGTTAAAAGTGGTCGAGGCCGCGGCGGTTGCGGAACGAAATGGCGTCGGCGCTTATAAGGTAGACGGCAAGATGGTCGATGTGCCCATCGTGATTCGCGCGCGCGCGATCGTCGCGGCCGCAAGTGCAAGCGGATTGCTGAACAACGATACGGTCGACGAGGAAGTCACCAAATGA
- a CDS encoding LysR family transcriptional regulator produces MESKFLSHFLLVVDTGSIAEAARRLDLTPAGVAQQIHALEKELGTRLLARAGRTVRPTEAGYRLIERCRPLLQEIDGLKLHVNQEQTAGEIRVGAINTALHSIIPDMMASFSVQYPNVNVSIHFDTSVRLFRAVESGELDLAVCLHPSFDLTKDFEWEQLREEPLMVLAPTAWRERDPHELLRNEPLIRYRSALGGEKQANLYLRKHGIVPRERFQLSSLVAIAMMVERRLGVSIIPDTSSPLTKRLKVTSIALPDEVEQRRFGMIWPRSSAHMRLIAGLIKAAHEALRNET; encoded by the coding sequence ATGGAAAGCAAATTTCTCTCTCATTTCCTTCTGGTGGTCGACACCGGTTCGATAGCCGAAGCCGCTCGCCGTCTGGATCTCACGCCGGCTGGCGTGGCCCAGCAGATCCACGCGCTCGAAAAGGAACTCGGCACCCGGTTGCTCGCGCGAGCGGGACGCACGGTGCGGCCTACCGAAGCGGGTTATCGGCTGATCGAGCGGTGCCGGCCGCTCCTTCAGGAAATCGATGGTTTGAAACTTCACGTCAATCAGGAGCAAACCGCGGGAGAAATTCGCGTTGGCGCGATCAATACCGCATTGCACAGCATCATTCCGGACATGATGGCGTCGTTCTCCGTGCAATACCCGAACGTCAATGTGTCGATTCACTTCGATACGTCGGTGCGCCTGTTTCGGGCAGTGGAAAGCGGTGAACTGGATCTGGCCGTCTGTCTGCATCCTTCTTTCGATCTGACCAAGGATTTCGAATGGGAGCAACTGCGCGAAGAGCCTTTGATGGTACTCGCCCCCACTGCCTGGCGAGAGCGGGATCCGCATGAGTTGTTGCGTAACGAACCGTTGATTCGCTACCGCAGCGCCCTTGGTGGAGAGAAGCAGGCGAACCTGTATCTGCGCAAGCATGGCATCGTGCCTCGCGAGCGATTCCAATTGAGTTCTCTCGTTGCGATTGCAATGATGGTCGAGCGGCGGCTGGGCGTGTCGATCATTCCGGATACTTCGTCGCCGCTGACGAAGCGCCTGAAGGTCACTTCGATCGCGCTGCCGGACGAAGTGGAACAGCGGCGTTTCGGCATGATCTGGCCACGCAGTTCCGCTCATATGCGCTTGATTGCTGGTTTGATCAAGGCCGCGCATGAGGCATTGCGGAATGAAACGTAA
- a CDS encoding MFS transporter codes for MSFFADSDLAAEEQSAQAHLMARRAVAGATVGTALEWFDFALYGVVAATIFPKLFFPSLDPTASLLASLASFWAGLAARPLGAVICGMLGDRWGRRKLMLVTVSVMGASSFLMGLLPTYHQVGILAPTLLVSLRIIQGFALGGESTGAQLMAVEHASATRRGWYSGLLGICSPLSQILANFALFTLAALLSSDDFDAWGWRVPFLASFVLVLLGIYIRRKVSETPAFEALGKSGARTRAANPLGIVFKYHWRTALRLTLFFCGPAALFYLIVVFSLSYLTKHLGVPKQTGFMLLMVANVCAIVGALAGGYLSDRIGRKRALMLGSFCTLICCLIYFPILNQNSIAMTMAVMGAFLGFTQFQSGIQPVWFAESFPTEARYTGSALSYSGANLLTGGPMPIVAVALLNAFNGSPWAIVAVCGSLNLLSFLMIAISRETRGTALERSSTH; via the coding sequence ATGTCATTTTTTGCTGACTCAGACCTCGCCGCTGAAGAGCAGTCGGCGCAGGCCCACTTGATGGCGCGTCGCGCGGTTGCAGGGGCAACCGTCGGTACGGCACTCGAATGGTTCGACTTCGCGCTGTATGGCGTGGTCGCGGCCACGATCTTTCCTAAGCTGTTTTTCCCGTCGCTGGACCCGACCGCCTCGCTGCTCGCATCACTCGCGAGCTTTTGGGCCGGGCTCGCCGCGCGCCCGCTCGGCGCGGTGATCTGCGGGATGCTCGGCGACCGTTGGGGGCGCCGCAAGCTGATGCTGGTCACCGTATCGGTGATGGGTGCGTCGTCGTTCCTGATGGGCTTGCTGCCCACCTACCACCAGGTTGGCATCCTCGCGCCGACGTTGCTGGTCTCGCTGCGGATCATCCAGGGTTTCGCGCTCGGCGGAGAATCGACGGGCGCGCAACTGATGGCGGTCGAACATGCGTCCGCCACGCGACGTGGATGGTATTCGGGCCTGCTCGGCATCTGCTCGCCGCTCAGCCAGATTCTCGCCAATTTCGCGCTCTTCACGTTGGCCGCGCTGCTTTCGTCGGACGACTTCGATGCGTGGGGATGGCGAGTCCCGTTCCTCGCGAGCTTCGTGCTCGTGCTGCTGGGCATCTATATCCGCAGGAAGGTTAGCGAGACGCCGGCGTTCGAAGCGCTCGGCAAGAGCGGTGCGCGAACCCGTGCGGCTAATCCGCTCGGTATCGTCTTCAAGTATCACTGGCGCACCGCGCTGCGTCTGACGCTGTTCTTTTGCGGACCGGCCGCGCTGTTCTATCTGATCGTGGTGTTCTCTCTCAGCTATCTGACGAAACATCTCGGCGTGCCGAAGCAGACGGGTTTCATGCTGTTGATGGTCGCCAATGTGTGCGCGATCGTCGGCGCGCTGGCGGGCGGCTATCTGAGCGATCGGATCGGACGCAAACGTGCGCTGATGCTCGGCTCGTTCTGCACGCTGATCTGCTGTCTGATCTATTTCCCGATTCTCAACCAGAACTCGATCGCGATGACGATGGCCGTGATGGGCGCGTTCCTCGGCTTCACACAGTTCCAGAGCGGCATCCAGCCGGTATGGTTCGCCGAGTCCTTTCCGACCGAGGCGCGCTACACCGGCTCCGCGCTGTCGTACTCGGGCGCCAATCTGCTCACCGGCGGCCCGATGCCGATCGTCGCCGTCGCGCTGCTCAATGCTTTTAACGGCTCCCCGTGGGCGATCGTAGCGGTCTGCGGCTCGCTGAATCTGCTGTCGTTCCTGATGATCGCGATATCCCGTGAAACTCGCGGCACGGCCCTGGAACGCTCTTCGACACATTGA
- a CDS encoding type II 3-dehydroquinate dehydratase, which yields MTRKLYILNGSNLNMLGVREPQLYGSTTLKDIEQNCLTLADALKFDCVFRQTNSESELIDWIQEAFLQDAALIINPAGFSFGRIPVLDAVKLIRRPVVELHITNIHKRSEEYRHSTISVAATAVICGAGANGYLLAIRAIDDLWGSQS from the coding sequence ATGACTCGCAAACTCTACATCCTCAACGGCTCCAACCTGAATATGCTGGGCGTCAGGGAGCCTCAGCTTTACGGCAGTACCACGCTGAAGGACATCGAACAGAACTGCCTGACGCTCGCCGATGCGCTGAAATTCGATTGCGTATTCCGCCAGACCAACAGCGAAAGCGAGTTGATCGACTGGATTCAGGAAGCGTTCCTGCAGGACGCCGCGCTGATCATCAATCCGGCTGGCTTTTCATTCGGTCGCATTCCGGTGCTCGACGCGGTCAAGCTCATTCGCCGGCCGGTCGTGGAGTTGCATATCACCAATATCCACAAGCGCTCGGAAGAATATCGGCACTCGACGATTTCGGTGGCGGCCACCGCGGTGATCTGCGGCGCGGGAGCGAACGGATATCTGCTCGCGATTCGTGCGATTGACGATTTGTGGGGCAGTCAGAGTTGA
- a CDS encoding CaiB/BaiF CoA transferase family protein encodes MSGRQPESATLPWQRKGPEGPLSGIRVLDLSAYIAAPYACTLLGDQGAEVIKIEPPKGDNLRHYPSTLESESRAFMGINRSKVSIVLDLKQPADLATLLNIVRTADVLVHNFRPSVAPRLGIGYDALAELNPRLIYCAISGYGEQGPLAEKAGYDQVLQTMTGMCHFQGKSGEKPQIIYGSVVDYYAAALLAGGVASALYERERSGRGQYVGVSLLRAALTMQSARMVWVDGESRDVGREMRSGGITGIHPTGNGYLYISANTPHFWTSLCNKVGLPELAENERYNTVRKRASHEKELVALLREALKARSAAEWEVLFGEEVPCSRAATLEDMFDSPQVQAENMIADFEHSVAGRYRGFARAIKFGRTPGPQPFSAPTLGEHSETVRANFTDEVAAVEHPGNT; translated from the coding sequence ATGAGCGGCCGCCAGCCTGAATCGGCCACGCTGCCCTGGCAGCGCAAAGGCCCCGAAGGTCCGCTCTCCGGGATTCGCGTGCTGGATCTGAGCGCGTATATCGCGGCGCCTTATGCATGCACGTTACTGGGTGATCAAGGCGCGGAGGTCATCAAGATCGAGCCGCCCAAAGGGGACAACCTGCGGCACTATCCGTCCACGCTGGAGTCCGAAAGCCGGGCTTTTATGGGCATCAATCGCAGCAAGGTCAGCATCGTCCTCGATCTGAAACAGCCGGCGGACCTTGCAACGCTGTTGAACATCGTGCGAACCGCCGATGTACTCGTCCATAACTTCCGTCCTAGCGTAGCGCCGCGTCTTGGCATCGGCTACGACGCCTTAGCCGAGTTGAATCCTCGTCTGATCTACTGCGCTATCTCGGGTTATGGCGAACAGGGTCCGCTCGCGGAAAAGGCCGGGTACGACCAGGTTCTGCAGACGATGACCGGTATGTGCCACTTCCAGGGCAAGTCGGGCGAGAAGCCGCAGATCATCTATGGCTCCGTCGTCGACTATTACGCCGCCGCGCTGCTGGCCGGCGGGGTCGCTTCGGCTCTCTATGAAAGAGAGCGCAGCGGTCGCGGTCAATACGTGGGTGTTTCTCTGCTACGCGCTGCCCTTACGATGCAATCGGCCCGTATGGTGTGGGTTGACGGCGAATCGCGTGACGTCGGTCGAGAGATGCGCTCGGGCGGCATAACCGGCATTCATCCGACCGGCAACGGCTATCTATACATCTCCGCGAACACGCCGCATTTCTGGACCTCGTTGTGCAACAAGGTCGGTTTGCCCGAATTGGCGGAGAACGAACGATATAACACGGTGCGCAAACGGGCATCGCATGAAAAAGAACTCGTTGCGCTGCTACGTGAAGCGCTAAAGGCGCGCTCGGCCGCGGAGTGGGAAGTATTGTTCGGCGAAGAAGTGCCCTGCTCCCGCGCGGCGACGCTGGAAGACATGTTCGATTCGCCACAGGTTCAGGCGGAGAACATGATCGCTGACTTTGAGCATTCGGTCGCCGGTCGTTATCGAGGATTCGCGCGAGCCATCAAGTTCGGTCGCACGCCCGGCCCACAGCCATTTTCCGCGCCGACGCTGGGCGAGCACTCAGAAACGGTTCGCGCCAACTTTACCGACGAAGTAGCCGCTGTCGAGCATCCCGGCAACACATAA
- a CDS encoding catalase family peroxidase gives MKAGRSRELAPRAQRFDLALRWFVVVGVPATLAALFVWCGGWFSSRLSAPRIVDAFEATTTPHPGFRRNHAKGVCVSGYFDSNGQGELVSRASAFVRGRYPVVGRLSMPGSDPRENDSNGAVRSFALRMALPRGEDWRLAMNSVPIFAVRTPQALFEQLNADARDPRTGRADPAKMQAFLNSHPEVRAFDRFVDQHPPSSRYDNATYYGISAFRMTDVHGINRFVRWEVVPDNAYVPADAQQRRDPDFLLYGLMAQLSNGPLRWHLMLNIAMPGDVIDDSTRQWATTSRRPRIDVGTLVIERAQTQVDGPCRDIVFDPTMLPDGIAPSADPLLAARSATYRVSYERRTREEAVAGMSGH, from the coding sequence ATGAAGGCCGGGCGCTCGCGCGAGTTGGCGCCCCGCGCTCAACGGTTTGATCTGGCGCTGCGATGGTTCGTAGTCGTCGGGGTACCCGCGACGCTCGCCGCGCTGTTCGTCTGGTGTGGCGGATGGTTTTCATCACGGCTGAGCGCGCCGCGCATCGTCGATGCGTTCGAGGCGACCACGACACCGCATCCCGGCTTCCGGCGCAATCACGCGAAAGGCGTGTGCGTAAGCGGCTATTTCGACAGCAATGGACAGGGCGAACTGGTGTCGCGCGCCAGTGCGTTCGTGCGCGGCCGTTATCCGGTGGTCGGGCGGCTGTCGATGCCCGGCAGCGATCCCCGCGAAAACGACAGCAACGGCGCGGTGCGCAGCTTTGCGCTGCGTATGGCGCTACCGCGCGGCGAAGACTGGCGCCTCGCGATGAACTCCGTACCGATCTTCGCCGTACGCACGCCGCAGGCGTTGTTCGAGCAACTGAACGCGGACGCGCGCGATCCGCGGACCGGTCGTGCAGACCCCGCGAAAATGCAGGCGTTTCTGAACAGCCATCCGGAGGTCCGCGCGTTTGATCGGTTCGTCGATCAACATCCGCCGTCATCCCGTTACGACAACGCGACGTACTACGGCATCAGCGCGTTCCGGATGACCGACGTGCACGGTATCAATCGCTTCGTGCGCTGGGAGGTGGTGCCCGACAATGCCTATGTTCCCGCCGATGCACAGCAGCGACGCGATCCGGACTTCCTGCTTTACGGCCTGATGGCGCAACTTTCTAACGGCCCGTTGCGCTGGCATCTGATGCTGAACATTGCGATGCCGGGCGACGTGATCGATGACTCGACACGACAATGGGCGACAACGTCGCGGCGGCCACGCATCGACGTGGGCACGCTGGTTATCGAGCGGGCGCAGACACAAGTCGATGGTCCGTGCCGCGATATCGTGTTCGATCCGACGATGCTGCCCGACGGCATCGCGCCATCCGCCGATCCGCTGCTTGCCGCGCGATCCGCGACATATCGCGTGTCGTACGAGCGCCGCACGCGTGAAGAGGCGGTTGCCGGCATGAGTGGACATTAA
- a CDS encoding dihydrodipicolinate synthase family protein, translating to MSNAAPRPHGVYSPVVTPFHANLQPDYERYVRHCRWLVAQDVGLAVFGTNSEGNSLSVGEKKHLLDALIDSGIALERLMPGTGCAALSDSVELTRHALQRGCHNVLMLPPFYYKGVSDEGLFRSYAEIIERVGSTDLRIYLYHIPPVSQVPISLALIERLLHAYPGVIAGIKDSSGDWNNTRAMLERFQPHGFDVFAGSENFLLATLRAGGVGCITATGNVNPARIVELYRHWQDADADARQKALDATRAAFARYPMIPALKAAIAIYSNDSGWGTVRPPLVELNETDRAALGDLLNASGFTMPGIEQVAATV from the coding sequence ATGAGCAACGCAGCACCGCGGCCGCACGGCGTCTATTCGCCGGTGGTGACGCCGTTCCATGCGAATCTGCAACCCGATTACGAGCGCTATGTACGCCACTGCCGCTGGCTGGTCGCGCAGGATGTCGGGCTCGCGGTGTTCGGCACCAACTCCGAAGGCAATTCGCTGTCCGTCGGCGAGAAAAAGCACTTGCTGGATGCGTTGATCGACTCTGGCATCGCACTCGAACGATTGATGCCGGGCACTGGTTGCGCGGCACTCAGCGATTCGGTCGAGCTGACTCGCCACGCGCTGCAGCGCGGCTGCCATAACGTGTTGATGCTGCCGCCGTTTTACTACAAGGGCGTCAGTGACGAAGGACTGTTTCGCAGCTACGCGGAGATCATCGAGCGGGTCGGTTCGACCGATCTGCGTATCTACCTGTATCACATTCCGCCGGTATCGCAGGTGCCGATCAGTCTCGCGCTGATCGAACGATTGCTACACGCGTATCCCGGCGTCATCGCCGGCATCAAGGATAGCTCCGGCGACTGGAACAATACTCGTGCGATGCTCGAACGTTTTCAGCCGCATGGATTCGATGTATTTGCCGGCAGCGAGAACTTTCTGCTCGCGACGCTGCGCGCGGGTGGCGTCGGCTGCATCACGGCGACGGGCAACGTCAATCCGGCACGTATCGTCGAGTTGTATCGCCACTGGCAGGACGCCGATGCCGATGCACGTCAGAAGGCACTCGATGCGACGCGCGCCGCGTTTGCGCGATATCCGATGATCCCCGCATTGAAGGCGGCCATCGCGATCTATTCGAACGATTCGGGATGGGGCACGGTGCGCCCGCCGTTGGTCGAACTCAACGAGACCGACCGCGCGGCACTCGGCGACCTGCTGAACGCGTCGGGCTTCACGATGCCCGGCATCGAGCAGGTCGCGGCGACAGTCTGA
- a CDS encoding response regulator transcription factor: MKVAILTRSAALFHSIKEFFETRDQFTCVQCADLPAVASLSRGDLALVIVDSGNDPRLYMSLLSWRICHCLFTLPCIVIGHCFDSASMIDAFSAGVDDIVVGPLNLTELYARSISTLDRYRSVNTQRPDRIDFGPYSLDKQAGTVTRDGILIALTAFEFAVTWLFFSNPGKVLTRNYIAHAIWGKDLDLVWRTLEQHIHKMRRKLKLGNASDVRIKTVYSLGYRLEFDDNSEHAEAIKSDSAGYGRNSANSVHLRQDMFARIRPVNQNHVGQHSIS, translated from the coding sequence ATGAAAGTCGCCATCCTGACCCGAAGCGCCGCTTTATTCCACTCGATCAAAGAATTTTTCGAAACCCGCGATCAGTTCACCTGCGTGCAATGCGCGGACCTGCCGGCCGTGGCATCGCTTAGCCGAGGCGACCTCGCGCTCGTCATCGTGGATTCCGGCAATGACCCGCGCTTGTATATGTCGCTGTTGTCGTGGCGAATCTGCCATTGCCTCTTCACCTTGCCGTGTATCGTGATCGGCCATTGCTTCGACAGCGCCAGCATGATCGATGCGTTCAGCGCAGGCGTCGACGATATCGTCGTCGGGCCGTTGAACCTGACCGAACTGTACGCGCGCTCCATCAGCACGCTGGATCGCTATCGCAGCGTCAACACGCAAAGGCCCGATCGCATCGATTTCGGCCCGTATTCGCTGGACAAACAGGCCGGCACCGTCACACGCGACGGCATCCTAATCGCTCTGACTGCATTCGAATTCGCGGTGACCTGGCTGTTCTTTTCCAATCCGGGCAAAGTTCTCACGCGAAACTATATTGCGCATGCGATCTGGGGCAAGGACCTCGACCTCGTGTGGCGAACCCTCGAACAGCACATCCATAAGATGCGGCGCAAGCTGAAGCTGGGTAATGCCAGCGACGTACGCATCAAAACGGTCTACTCGCTCGGCTACCGTCTCGAATTCGACGACAACAGCGAACACGCTGAAGCGATCAAAAGTGATTCGGCCGGATATGGTCGAAACAGTGCAAATTCAGTACATCTTCGCCAGGATATGTTTGCTCGAATTCGACCCGTTAATCAAAACCATGTAGGGCAGCATTCGATCTCCTGA